In Brevibacillus brevis NBRC 100599, a single genomic region encodes these proteins:
- a CDS encoding HIT family protein: MACLLDIDPFSEGHVLILPKQHFVDWTDLDECTMQKVCEAVTSLSHAQK, from the coding sequence GTGGCGTGCCTTTTGGATATCGATCCTTTTTCGGAAGGTCATGTACTCATTCTTCCGAAGCAGCATTTCGTAGATTGGACAGACTTGGATGAATGTACGATGCAAAAGGTATGCGAGGCAGTCACCTCTCTGTCCCACGCCCAAAAGTAG
- the hemW gene encoding radical SAM family heme chaperone HemW, with protein MMPQSVYIHIPFCTNKCYYCDFNSFVTNNPQLIWDYLDALKSEMEITFSQQLIEQVKTIFVGGGTPTFLDHAQMRAFLEMVQKQLGKYWTDDIEFSMEANPGTTDVEKLRIMRELGVNRLSFGVQSFDDALLKRLGRIHDQEAVYRSIDNAKKVGFDNFSIDLMFGLPDQTLDIFRQTLDKAFGLGTTHFSAYSLKVEENTLFHTLYQKDQLPLPSEETELEMYMVLIEEMERHGYKQYEISNFAKPGFESKHNKTYWLNREYYGLGAGAHGYVCGHRHVNAGPLAIYLQKCKEGLPRVEQFEVPREDAMEEQMILGLRLREGVDLSAFASRFGATVHDVFGTIIEEEVAKGMLEEKGGFLKLTKQGLPLGNEVFARFLR; from the coding sequence ATGATGCCACAATCGGTTTACATTCACATTCCCTTTTGTACGAATAAATGTTACTACTGTGACTTCAACTCATTTGTGACGAACAATCCACAGCTCATTTGGGATTACTTAGACGCATTGAAAAGCGAAATGGAGATCACCTTTAGCCAGCAGCTGATCGAGCAGGTGAAAACGATTTTTGTCGGCGGAGGGACGCCAACGTTTCTGGATCATGCTCAAATGCGCGCGTTCTTGGAAATGGTACAAAAGCAATTGGGCAAGTACTGGACGGATGATATCGAGTTCTCGATGGAAGCGAATCCGGGAACAACAGACGTGGAAAAACTGCGGATCATGCGTGAGCTGGGTGTCAATCGGCTGAGCTTTGGTGTACAGTCCTTTGACGACGCGCTCTTAAAACGACTGGGACGAATCCACGATCAGGAAGCCGTGTACCGCAGTATCGATAATGCGAAAAAAGTAGGCTTTGACAACTTCAGCATCGACCTGATGTTTGGATTGCCGGATCAGACACTCGACATTTTCCGTCAGACATTGGACAAGGCATTTGGGCTAGGTACCACTCATTTCTCCGCGTACAGTCTCAAGGTGGAGGAGAACACGCTGTTCCACACGCTTTACCAAAAGGATCAGCTGCCACTGCCGTCTGAAGAGACGGAGCTTGAGATGTACATGGTATTAATAGAAGAGATGGAGCGGCATGGGTACAAGCAGTATGAAATCAGCAATTTTGCAAAACCAGGCTTCGAGAGCAAACATAATAAAACCTATTGGCTCAATCGTGAATACTATGGGTTGGGTGCAGGTGCCCACGGTTATGTGTGCGGTCACCGCCACGTGAATGCTGGCCCGCTTGCGATTTACTTGCAGAAATGCAAGGAAGGGCTGCCGCGTGTAGAACAATTCGAGGTACCGCGCGAGGATGCCATGGAGGAACAAATGATTTTGGGACTGCGTTTGAGAGAAGGAGTTGACCTTTCGGCGTTTGCGTCCCGTTTTGGTGCAACTGTTCATGATGTTTTTGGGACAATAATAGAAGAAGAGGTAGCCAAAGGGATGCTGGAAGAAAAGGGCGGCTTTTTGAAGCTAACGAAACAGGGGCTTCCGCTAGGAAATGAGGTATTTGCACGCTTTCTTCGTTAA
- the hrcA gene encoding heat-inducible transcriptional repressor HrcA, producing MLSDRQQMILNAIVDNYIHSAEPVGSRTISKRDDIGFSSATIRNEMSDLEELGYLEQPHTSAGRVPSTKGYRFYVDNLIQPHLLEETELGKLKQLFAERILHAEQVVEYTAQILSQLTNYTAIVLGPEIFEHRLKHIQIVPLNAEQAVAIVVTHTGRVENKLIDLPEGIGAGEIEKLVNLLNAKLTDVPLWQLRQRLYQEISGEMQRHTEQYEEILQLLNNSLTQEEERVYLRGATKIMNQPEFRDVDKVKDILELLEQHDQLMNVIGMQGDGLTVRIGQENQLDAIKQCSIITTSYSLGGKPVGMVGILGPTRMEYGKVITVLNHLAEGLSRMLTSQFEK from the coding sequence ATGTTATCAGACCGTCAACAAATGATTTTAAATGCGATTGTCGATAATTACATTCATTCTGCCGAACCTGTTGGCTCCCGAACCATTTCCAAACGGGACGACATCGGATTCTCATCGGCAACGATACGCAACGAGATGTCTGACTTGGAGGAGCTGGGATACTTAGAACAGCCCCACACATCGGCGGGACGTGTTCCTTCTACAAAAGGATACCGCTTCTACGTCGATAACCTGATTCAGCCTCATCTTTTGGAGGAAACGGAGTTGGGTAAACTAAAACAGTTGTTTGCCGAACGTATTCTCCACGCAGAACAAGTGGTAGAGTACACTGCCCAAATTCTCTCTCAGCTGACAAACTACACGGCGATTGTCTTGGGACCAGAGATTTTTGAGCATCGGTTAAAACATATTCAAATCGTTCCTCTGAATGCTGAACAGGCTGTCGCGATTGTGGTGACACATACCGGGCGAGTGGAGAACAAGCTGATCGATCTTCCAGAAGGCATAGGAGCTGGGGAAATCGAGAAACTCGTCAATCTGTTGAATGCAAAGCTGACCGACGTGCCACTATGGCAGCTTCGGCAACGTCTTTATCAAGAGATTTCCGGTGAAATGCAACGTCACACGGAGCAGTATGAAGAAATTCTTCAGCTCCTCAACAACTCGCTGACACAAGAAGAAGAACGAGTATACTTACGCGGTGCGACCAAGATCATGAACCAGCCGGAATTCCGAGATGTAGATAAAGTCAAGGATATTCTCGAGCTATTAGAGCAGCACGATCAATTAATGAATGTGATCGGCATGCAGGGTGATGGTCTCACGGTGCGCATCGGACAGGAAAACCAGCTAGACGCGATTAAGCAATGCAGTATTATTACCACTTCTTATTCGCTTGGAGGCAAGCCAGTTGGAATGGTGGGGATACTTGGGCCGACGCGAATGGAATACGGCAAGGTCATTACTGTACTCAATCATTTGGCGGAAGGCCTATCGCGCATGCTGACTTCGCAGTTTGAGAAATAA
- the ycaC gene encoding isochorismate family cysteine hydrolase YcaC — protein sequence MTDLYSRISKNDAAVLLIDHQTGLISGLVRDYGVDEFKNNVLALAKTAKFFNLPVILTTSFESGPNGPLIRELVELFPDAPKIARPGQINAWDNEEFVKAIQATGKKQLIIAGVVTDVCVSFPALSALHAGYEAFVVTDASGTFSKQVAEASLMRMAHAGAQLMNWFSVACELQRDWRNDVEGFGALLAGHLPGYQNVIESYQAQNELVK from the coding sequence ATGACTGATCTCTATTCCCGTATTTCTAAAAATGATGCTGCTGTTCTTCTGATTGATCATCAAACCGGCCTTATCTCTGGACTTGTGCGTGATTACGGGGTTGATGAATTCAAGAACAATGTTCTGGCTTTAGCAAAGACCGCGAAATTTTTCAATTTGCCTGTCATTCTTACCACGAGCTTCGAGAGTGGTCCAAACGGTCCATTGATCAGGGAACTCGTCGAACTCTTTCCAGACGCGCCTAAGATTGCTCGTCCAGGACAGATCAATGCGTGGGATAATGAGGAGTTTGTAAAAGCGATCCAGGCAACTGGCAAGAAGCAACTTATCATTGCTGGTGTGGTTACCGATGTCTGCGTAAGCTTCCCCGCACTTTCCGCTCTTCATGCAGGGTATGAAGCATTTGTCGTCACCGACGCTTCTGGCACTTTCAGCAAACAGGTAGCGGAAGCCTCGTTAATGCGCATGGCACATGCTGGCGCGCAGCTTATGAACTGGTTTAGTGTAGCGTGTGAGCTACAACGGGATTGGCGCAACGACGTCGAAGGTTTTGGTGCTTTACTAGCTGGTCACCTTCCCGGCTATCAAAATGTAATCGAAAGTTATCAAGCGCAGAACGAACTTGTCAAATAG
- the lepA gene encoding translation elongation factor 4, whose product MDRRERQKRIRNFSIIAHIDHGKSTLADRILELTGALTAREMEAQFLDTMELEKERGITIKLNAVRLNYKADDGEEYILHLIDTPGHVDFTYEVSRSLAACEGAILVVDAAQGIEAQTLANVYLALDSNLEIIPVINKIDLPSAEPERVKQEVEDVIGLDASDAVLTSAKAGIGIKEVLEAVVQKVPAPEGDPDAPLQALIFDSYFDAYRGVIASIRVINGTLKKGMKIKMMATGKSFEVTEIGTSTPRQTQVEELTVGDVGYVAASIKTVGDTSVGDTITDANRPAAEPLPGYRKINPMVFCGLYPIETNEYNDLRDALEKLQLNDASLQFEPETSQALGFGFRCGFLGLLHMEIIQERIEREFNINLITTAPSVIYRITKTNGEVFEIDNPSKMPEAQKIEMVEEPYVTATVMVPKEYVGDVMQLCQGKRGEFLDMQYLGENRVQLKYDMPLSEIVYDFFDMLKSGTKGYASFDYELGGYKASKLVKMDILLNSEVVDALSFIVHKDTAYARGKVICEKLKELIPRQQFEVPIQATIGHKVVARETISALRKNVLAKCYGGDISRKRKLLEKQKEGKKRMKSVGSVEVPQEAFMAVLRMDDKK is encoded by the coding sequence ATGGATCGTCGTGAAAGACAAAAAAGGATACGAAATTTTTCCATCATCGCCCACATTGACCATGGAAAGTCGACGCTGGCAGACCGCATTTTGGAGCTGACCGGTGCTTTGACTGCACGTGAGATGGAAGCCCAGTTTCTTGACACGATGGAGCTGGAAAAAGAGCGCGGGATTACGATTAAGCTCAATGCCGTGCGTTTGAACTATAAAGCAGATGACGGTGAGGAGTACATTCTCCACCTGATTGACACCCCTGGACACGTCGACTTTACGTATGAAGTATCCCGCAGTTTGGCTGCCTGTGAAGGAGCTATCCTCGTCGTGGATGCGGCACAAGGGATCGAAGCCCAGACATTGGCTAACGTGTATTTAGCGTTGGACAGCAACCTGGAGATCATCCCGGTCATCAACAAAATCGACCTGCCGAGCGCAGAGCCTGAGCGCGTGAAGCAAGAGGTGGAAGACGTGATCGGTCTGGATGCCAGCGATGCGGTTCTGACTTCTGCCAAAGCAGGTATCGGGATTAAAGAAGTACTGGAAGCTGTTGTGCAAAAAGTACCTGCTCCAGAGGGAGACCCGGATGCACCTCTCCAGGCTTTGATTTTCGACTCCTATTTTGATGCGTATCGTGGCGTTATTGCCTCCATCCGTGTCATTAACGGAACCTTGAAAAAGGGTATGAAAATCAAAATGATGGCGACAGGCAAGTCGTTCGAGGTAACCGAAATCGGTACATCGACACCACGCCAAACACAAGTAGAAGAATTAACGGTTGGAGATGTAGGCTACGTAGCTGCTTCCATTAAAACTGTGGGAGACACCAGTGTGGGGGATACCATTACAGATGCGAATCGCCCTGCAGCTGAACCGCTACCTGGTTACCGCAAGATCAACCCAATGGTTTTCTGCGGCTTGTACCCAATCGAAACGAACGAGTACAACGATCTGCGCGATGCATTGGAAAAGCTCCAGCTAAACGATGCGTCCCTGCAGTTTGAGCCGGAGACTTCCCAAGCACTTGGCTTTGGTTTCCGTTGTGGTTTCTTGGGACTTCTGCACATGGAGATCATCCAGGAGCGGATCGAACGGGAATTCAACATTAACTTGATTACGACCGCGCCGAGCGTTATTTATCGCATTACCAAAACGAACGGCGAAGTATTCGAAATCGACAACCCGTCCAAAATGCCGGAAGCACAAAAGATCGAAATGGTCGAGGAGCCTTACGTTACGGCTACAGTCATGGTGCCGAAAGAATACGTTGGTGATGTTATGCAGCTGTGCCAAGGTAAACGCGGTGAGTTTCTTGACATGCAGTACCTGGGTGAGAACCGCGTGCAGCTGAAGTACGACATGCCATTGTCCGAGATCGTCTATGATTTCTTTGACATGCTGAAGTCCGGAACAAAAGGATATGCATCCTTTGACTACGAGCTGGGTGGCTACAAAGCTTCTAAGTTGGTGAAAATGGATATTCTCCTTAACAGCGAAGTGGTGGATGCTCTGTCGTTTATCGTACACAAAGATACGGCCTATGCTCGCGGTAAAGTCATTTGCGAAAAGCTGAAGGAATTGATTCCACGTCAGCAATTCGAGGTGCCGATTCAAGCAACCATCGGACACAAGGTTGTCGCTCGTGAAACGATCAGTGCGTTGCGTAAAAACGTTCTTGCTAAATGTTACGGCGGGGACATCTCGCGTAAGCGTAAACTGCTCGAAAAGCAAAAAGAAGGAAAGAAGCGCATGAAGTCTGTTGGTTCCGTAGAGGTACCACAAGAAGCATTTATGGCTGTATTGCGCATGGATGATAAGAAGTAG